In the Candidatus Acetothermia bacterium genome, one interval contains:
- a CDS encoding Crp/Fnr family transcriptional regulator yields the protein MAELKDFRVFADLKPEDLRKLEGSVRKIDYGAEELLFMEGAPAFGFYLVFSGAVKLVKRSAKGKSQILKIVGPGGLVGETTLFDKGLHNAYAKTLVPSTVGFVERGDFFYFLEHHPKVIFRLYEYLSQELKAFQNKLAERSYASSKERLARLILALDRLGIELSRTELAEMAGVSSKTAIRTLGELESRGIIAIDNRRITVLKEEYLKRLMEPFTVLVDEAIII from the coding sequence ATGGCAGAGCTCAAAGACTTTCGCGTGTTCGCGGACCTCAAGCCGGAGGACCTGAGGAAGCTCGAGGGTTCGGTCCGGAAGATCGACTACGGGGCGGAGGAGCTCCTGTTCATGGAAGGGGCCCCGGCGTTCGGCTTCTACCTCGTCTTCTCCGGGGCGGTGAAGTTGGTGAAGCGGAGCGCCAAGGGGAAGTCCCAGATCCTCAAAATCGTGGGGCCCGGTGGCCTCGTCGGCGAGACGACCCTGTTCGACAAGGGGCTCCACAACGCGTACGCCAAGACCCTTGTCCCATCCACGGTGGGGTTCGTGGAGCGCGGGGATTTCTTTTACTTCCTCGAGCACCATCCCAAGGTCATCTTCCGCCTGTACGAGTACCTGTCCCAGGAGCTGAAGGCGTTCCAGAACAAGCTTGCCGAGCGGTCGTACGCGTCGAGCAAGGAGCGGCTTGCTCGCCTCATCCTGGCGCTGGATCGCTTGGGGATCGAGCTATCGCGCACCGAGCTCGCGGAGATGGCCGGGGTGTCCTCCAAGACCGCCATCCGCACCCTCGGGGAGCTGGAATCCCGCGGCATCATCGCCATCGACAACCGCCGCATCACCGTGCTCAAAGAGGAGTACCTCAAGCGGCTGATGGAGCCCTTCACCGTGCTGGTGGACGAGGCGATCATCATCTGA
- the mraY gene encoding phospho-N-acetylmuramoyl-pentapeptide-transferase, which yields MEGLTLALLLAFVMVPAVAGASSAFARWGRVGQYVRPEGPARHAEKAGTPTMGGIVPLGAILVGAGVLWGAGGGPTWASGFVLAATGAGAGMGLLDDLRSQRRRASLGFFPHQTLLIQAALGGALFAMVPFLGGLELAVPFSSVRVPLSAIPWWALLLLVLVAFVATTNAVNLTDGLDGLATGAWVLALLGLLPMVGGKPDLVGLCLLGIGAGAGFLWANAHPAHVFLGNVGSMGLGGFLFGVSFAGGAVFLLPLLGGLFVVETLSVILQVASYKLTGTRLLKMSPLHHHLEAGSVPWRHLLPGREWPEPKVVARLWIVAGAFALLGVLAWIAN from the coding sequence GTGGAAGGGCTGACCCTGGCCCTCCTCCTCGCCTTCGTCATGGTGCCGGCCGTGGCGGGGGCGAGCTCCGCGTTCGCCCGGTGGGGCCGGGTCGGCCAGTACGTCCGCCCCGAGGGGCCGGCCCGACACGCCGAGAAGGCGGGCACCCCGACCATGGGGGGGATCGTCCCGCTGGGGGCGATCCTGGTCGGGGCCGGCGTCCTGTGGGGTGCGGGCGGTGGGCCGACGTGGGCCTCCGGGTTCGTCCTCGCCGCGACCGGGGCCGGGGCCGGGATGGGCCTCCTCGACGACCTCCGCTCCCAGCGGCGCCGGGCTTCCCTCGGGTTCTTCCCCCACCAAACGCTCCTCATCCAGGCCGCGCTGGGCGGGGCCTTGTTCGCGATGGTCCCGTTCCTCGGTGGCCTCGAATTGGCCGTCCCGTTTTCCTCGGTGCGGGTGCCCCTCTCCGCCATTCCCTGGTGGGCGCTCTTGCTCCTCGTGCTCGTGGCGTTCGTGGCCACCACGAACGCGGTGAACCTGACCGACGGCTTGGACGGCCTCGCCACCGGGGCGTGGGTCCTGGCCCTGCTCGGCCTCCTGCCCATGGTGGGGGGGAAGCCCGATCTCGTGGGCTTATGCCTCCTCGGGATCGGGGCGGGGGCCGGGTTCCTGTGGGCCAACGCCCACCCGGCCCACGTGTTTTTGGGGAACGTGGGGTCCATGGGGCTCGGTGGGTTCCTGTTCGGGGTGTCCTTCGCCGGGGGGGCGGTGTTCCTCCTCCCCCTCCTCGGGGGTCTGTTCGTGGTGGAGACGCTGTCCGTGATCCTCCAGGTGGCCTCGTACAAGCTCACCGGGACGCGCCTCCTCAAGATGTCCCCCCTTCACCACCACCTCGAGGCCGGGTCCGTCCCGTGGCGCCACCTCCTCCCCGGGCGGGAGTGGCCGGAGCCGAAGGTGGTGGCCCGCCTGTGGATCGTGGCCGGAGCGTTCGCCTTGCTGGGGGTGCTGGCCTGGATTGCGAATTAG
- a CDS encoding CTP synthase produces the protein MSKYVFVTGGVVSGLGKGVVTASLGCLLQARGVAVTLQKIDPYLNVDAGTMNPYEHGEVFVTRDGLETDLDVGHYERFLGQDLGAANYLTTGQVYWDVIGRERQGDYLGHTVQVIPHITDEIKRLIRGALAATGAEVVVVEVGGTVGDIEGLPYLEAIRQLRDELPRQDVSVVHLSYVPVLSTTGELKTKPTQHSVKELRAVGIQPDFVVARCPVPLPEGLRAKIALFCDVAPDHVIEGRDLPSIYEVPLALREEGFDVKLLARLGLPAEGGDLAAWESFVNRLRHPSRPVRIGIVGKYVELRDAYLSIIEALHHAGAALETKVDIAWVPAARVEEEGEGALGGLAGILVPGGFGERGIEGKVLAAGYARRAGVPFFGICLGMQCAVIAFAREVLGWPWANSTEFDPGTPHPVIDLLPEQGKVAAKGGTMRLGEYPAVLAPGSLVHRLYGQDEIAERHRHRYEFNPKYLSAFAAVGLRPSALSPDGRLVEAMEAVDHPWYVGVQYHPEFRSRPLRPHPLFLGFVQACLASSSR, from the coding sequence TGGGGTCGCCGTCACCCTGCAGAAGATCGATCCCTACCTCAACGTCGATGCCGGCACCATGAACCCCTACGAGCACGGGGAGGTGTTCGTGACCCGGGACGGGCTGGAGACCGACCTGGACGTGGGGCACTACGAGCGGTTCCTCGGCCAGGACCTCGGGGCAGCCAACTACCTCACCACCGGGCAGGTGTACTGGGACGTGATCGGCCGCGAACGGCAAGGGGACTACCTCGGCCACACGGTGCAGGTCATCCCCCACATCACCGATGAGATCAAGCGCCTGATCCGCGGGGCCCTCGCCGCCACCGGGGCCGAGGTGGTGGTGGTCGAGGTGGGGGGCACGGTGGGGGACATCGAAGGCCTGCCTTATCTCGAGGCGATCCGGCAGCTTCGGGATGAGCTGCCGCGCCAGGACGTGTCCGTGGTCCACCTGAGCTACGTGCCCGTCCTCTCCACTACCGGGGAGCTCAAGACCAAGCCCACCCAGCACTCGGTGAAGGAGCTACGCGCGGTCGGGATCCAACCGGACTTCGTGGTTGCCCGGTGCCCGGTGCCCCTTCCCGAGGGGCTGCGGGCGAAGATCGCCCTGTTCTGCGATGTCGCCCCCGACCACGTGATCGAGGGCCGCGATCTTCCGTCCATCTACGAGGTGCCCCTGGCCCTGCGGGAGGAGGGGTTCGACGTGAAGCTCCTGGCCCGCCTTGGGCTGCCGGCCGAGGGCGGGGATCTGGCGGCGTGGGAGTCGTTCGTAAACAGGCTGCGCCACCCCTCGCGCCCGGTGCGCATCGGGATCGTGGGCAAGTACGTGGAGCTGCGTGACGCGTATTTGAGCATCATCGAGGCCCTGCACCACGCCGGGGCGGCCCTGGAGACGAAAGTGGACATCGCCTGGGTCCCGGCCGCCCGGGTGGAAGAGGAGGGGGAAGGGGCGCTCGGTGGCCTGGCGGGGATCCTCGTCCCGGGCGGGTTCGGGGAGCGGGGGATCGAGGGCAAGGTCCTGGCCGCGGGCTATGCCCGCCGGGCGGGGGTGCCGTTCTTCGGGATCTGCCTGGGCATGCAGTGCGCGGTGATCGCGTTCGCCCGGGAGGTCCTAGGCTGGCCGTGGGCCAACTCCACCGAGTTCGATCCGGGAACCCCTCACCCGGTGATCGACCTCCTCCCCGAGCAGGGGAAGGTCGCCGCCAAGGGGGGGACGATGCGGCTCGGGGAATACCCGGCGGTGCTCGCCCCGGGGAGCCTCGTCCACCGCCTGTACGGCCAGGACGAGATCGCCGAGCGCCACCGGCATCGGTACGAGTTCAACCCGAAGTACCTCTCGGCGTTCGCCGCCGTGGGGCTGCGGCCTTCGGCCCTGTCCCCGGACGGCCGGCTGGTGGAGGCGATGGAGGCGGTGGACCACCCGTGGTATGTGGGGGTCCAGTACCACCCCGAGTTCCGCTCTCGGCCGCTTCGCCCCCATCCCCTGTTCCTCGGGTTCGTCCAGGCATGCCTCGCTTCCTCGTCCCGCTGA
- the lptB gene encoding LPS export ABC transporter ATP-binding protein — MSGILEGEGLVRAFGRRRAVDGLSLAFRAGEVTGLLGPNGAGKTTTFYLLAGFLRPTQGTVRLDGRDITGLPFFRRARMGIHYLPQEPSVFLRATVAGNLRLALEGARLRWNGRVDQVVEELGLGGFLDRPVGKLSAGERRKVETARALVTKPAFLLLDEPFSGVDPLTVAELAALVRRLAATGIGIAVCDHNVRDTLRITGRAYLIHAGKLLAAGTPEEILADPNARLAYLGEAFSL; from the coding sequence TTGTCCGGAATCCTTGAGGGCGAGGGGCTTGTTCGCGCGTTCGGCCGGCGGCGGGCGGTGGACGGCCTGTCCCTCGCGTTCCGGGCCGGGGAGGTGACCGGGCTCCTTGGTCCCAACGGGGCCGGCAAGACCACGACGTTCTACCTCTTGGCCGGGTTCCTCCGGCCGACCCAGGGGACCGTGCGGCTGGACGGCCGGGACATCACGGGGCTCCCGTTCTTCCGGCGGGCGCGGATGGGGATCCACTACCTCCCTCAGGAGCCGTCGGTGTTCCTGCGGGCCACGGTGGCGGGGAACCTGCGCCTGGCCCTGGAGGGGGCGAGGCTCCGTTGGAACGGGCGGGTCGACCAGGTGGTGGAGGAGCTGGGGCTCGGGGGGTTCCTGGACCGGCCGGTGGGGAAGCTCTCCGCCGGGGAGCGGCGCAAGGTGGAGACCGCCCGGGCTCTCGTGACCAAGCCAGCGTTCCTCCTCCTCGACGAGCCGTTCTCCGGGGTCGATCCGCTCACCGTGGCCGAGCTCGCCGCCCTGGTGCGGAGGCTCGCCGCAACCGGGATCGGGATCGCCGTGTGTGACCACAACGTGCGCGACACGCTTCGGATCACGGGCCGGGCCTACCTCATCCACGCCGGAAAGCTCCTCGCGGCGGGGACGCCGGAGGAGATCTTGGCCGATCCCAACGCCCGCCTCGCCTACCTCGGCGAGGCGTTCTCGCTTTAG
- the gatA gene encoding Asp-tRNA(Asn)/Glu-tRNA(Gln) amidotransferase subunit GatA: MTEARAQLSTHELTLQEVIAALWERIAACEPTVRAFLSLADPNRLIADGEPLSGLPLSGLPIAIKDNICARDLPTTCGSRMLERFRSPYEATAVARLRSAGAQVQGKTNLDEFAMGSSTEHSAFGPTRNPHDPSRVPGGSSGGSAAAVAAGEALAALGSDTGGSVRQPAALCGVVGLRPTYGLVSRYGLVAFASSLDTIGPIAGCVRDAALVLSLVAGHDPLDSTSLPVPPHDYTADLRPDLRGVRIGVPKEYVPRELGPEALALVERWREVAEELGAKVMDITLPTTEYALPTYYLIASAEAAANLARYDGVRYTLREEGDRVGAMIALSRAVGFGPEVKRRIALGTFALSAGYYDQYYGKAQRARTLIARDFAGAFAEVDLILGPTSPTPAFRFGEKEDPIAMYLADVFTLPSALAGLPAISIPGGTVGGLPFGLQLIGPRLSEERVLSAALAFEEALNGLGS; this comes from the coding sequence TTGACCGAGGCCCGGGCCCAGCTGAGCACCCATGAGCTGACACTTCAGGAGGTCATCGCCGCGCTGTGGGAGCGGATCGCGGCCTGCGAGCCCACGGTGCGTGCGTTTCTCTCCCTGGCCGATCCCAACCGCCTGATCGCCGACGGGGAACCGTTGAGCGGGCTTCCCCTGAGCGGGCTCCCCATCGCCATCAAGGACAACATCTGTGCCCGGGACCTTCCCACCACCTGCGGGTCACGGATGCTTGAGCGGTTCCGGTCCCCGTACGAGGCCACCGCGGTGGCCCGCCTCAGGAGCGCCGGGGCCCAGGTGCAGGGGAAGACGAACCTGGACGAGTTCGCGATGGGCTCGTCCACCGAGCACTCCGCGTTCGGCCCCACCCGCAACCCGCACGACCCGTCCCGCGTTCCTGGCGGCTCCTCGGGCGGGTCGGCGGCGGCGGTGGCGGCCGGGGAGGCGCTGGCCGCGTTGGGGAGCGACACCGGGGGTTCGGTGCGCCAGCCCGCTGCCCTGTGCGGGGTGGTGGGGCTGCGGCCCACGTACGGCCTCGTGTCCCGGTACGGCCTGGTCGCGTTCGCCTCCAGCCTGGACACAATCGGCCCCATCGCCGGCTGCGTCCGCGACGCTGCCCTCGTCCTGTCGCTCGTCGCCGGACACGATCCGCTGGACTCGACATCCCTCCCCGTGCCGCCCCACGACTACACCGCGGACTTGCGCCCGGACCTCCGCGGGGTACGGATCGGGGTGCCCAAGGAGTACGTCCCGCGGGAGCTGGGGCCAGAGGCACTCGCCCTGGTCGAACGGTGGCGGGAGGTCGCCGAGGAACTGGGGGCGAAGGTGATGGACATCACCCTCCCGACCACGGAGTACGCCTTGCCCACGTACTACCTGATCGCCTCGGCCGAGGCGGCGGCCAACCTCGCCCGGTACGATGGGGTGCGGTACACCCTGCGCGAGGAGGGGGACCGGGTGGGGGCGATGATCGCGCTCAGCCGCGCCGTCGGGTTCGGTCCCGAGGTGAAGCGCAGGATCGCCCTGGGCACGTTCGCCCTGTCCGCCGGCTACTACGACCAGTACTACGGCAAGGCCCAGCGGGCGCGGACGCTCATCGCCCGTGACTTTGCGGGCGCGTTCGCCGAGGTGGACCTGATCCTCGGGCCGACCTCGCCCACCCCGGCGTTCAGGTTCGGGGAGAAGGAAGATCCGATCGCGATGTACCTCGCGGACGTGTTCACGTTGCCCTCGGCCCTGGCCGGCCTCCCGGCGATCTCGATCCCGGGGGGGACCGTTGGCGGCCTTCCGTTTGGGCTCCAGCTCATTGGGCCGAGGCTTTCCGAGGAGCGGGTGCTTTCCGCTGCCCTCGCGTTCGAGGAAGCGCTCAACGGTTTGGGTTCGTAG
- a CDS encoding methylated-DNA--[protein]-cysteine S-methyltransferase has translation MGWGRVRTAWGEFYAAANARGIVALRFPGEFPPEPPCVLAPLVDALARELAEYLEGERTSFDLPLDLVGTPFQRTVWMALREVPYGATVTYGELARRVGRPRAARAVGQAVGANPIPILIPCHRVVPRAGGVGGFGPGPHWKARLLALEGVVP, from the coding sequence ATGGGCTGGGGACGGGTCCGCACGGCATGGGGGGAGTTCTACGCCGCGGCCAACGCGCGCGGGATCGTGGCCCTGAGGTTCCCCGGGGAGTTTCCGCCGGAGCCTCCGTGCGTCCTCGCCCCGCTGGTGGACGCCCTCGCCCGCGAGCTCGCCGAGTACCTCGAGGGGGAACGCACCTCGTTCGACCTGCCGCTCGACCTCGTGGGGACACCGTTCCAGCGCACAGTATGGATGGCCCTGCGGGAGGTCCCGTACGGGGCCACCGTCACCTACGGGGAGCTGGCGCGGCGGGTGGGGCGGCCTCGGGCGGCGCGGGCGGTGGGCCAAGCGGTGGGGGCGAACCCGATCCCGATCTTGATCCCCTGCCACCGCGTGGTCCCGCGGGCGGGGGGCGTGGGCGGGTTCGGCCCGGGGCCCCATTGGAAGGCCCGCCTCCTTGCGCTGGAAGGGGTGGTCCCGTGA
- a CDS encoding response regulator, with protein MPVERRMTILVVEDDEMDYELIERSVRSLEKAGLRYDLHWAKDGAEALNFLFRKGKFADAPRPNLILLDLKLPKKSGMEVLEAIKGDERLRKIPVVVLTVSTDEEEMVRAYDSGAAGFLNKPGSPEDFDRLLTTVWDYWRIARLPD; from the coding sequence ATGCCCGTTGAGCGGCGAATGACCATCCTGGTGGTGGAAGACGATGAGATGGACTACGAGCTGATCGAGCGCTCAGTCCGCTCGCTGGAAAAGGCAGGGCTGCGCTACGACCTTCACTGGGCGAAGGATGGGGCCGAGGCGCTCAACTTCCTGTTTCGCAAGGGGAAATTCGCGGATGCCCCCCGACCGAACCTGATCCTCCTCGACCTCAAGCTCCCCAAGAAGTCGGGGATGGAAGTCCTCGAGGCGATCAAGGGGGACGAGCGTCTGCGCAAGATCCCGGTGGTGGTGCTCACCGTTTCCACCGATGAGGAGGAGATGGTGCGGGCGTACGACTCGGGGGCGGCTGGGTTCCTGAACAAGCCCGGGTCTCCCGAGGACTTCGACCGCCTGCTCACCACGGTGTGGGATTACTGGCGCATCGCCCGGCTTCCCGACTGA
- a CDS encoding ATP-binding protein has product MVSGKRERRRFKGAHLGVSVAVYAAVALVLWGLEQGHEPTVFILGVTVALGVAALLLGWLGVAVGLGASLLLALPGLLRQPLVLWVVTGLLLLGVALIASMAGHLWQRRTVKREVHHRLEACYGEEIFENSLNIIHVVDREGNVIRRNRKSRELLGWPHKRSLHFTEYVHPQDIGRFKAELESLFERGELRAVELRFVSEGKRIVPVELQAKRVTGRVAVMEAQDRGEVVALERRLAEEEARYRHLIEDGIDTLDLGVILVDRQGHVLWSNRAVGEFFGLDRDGLIGLPAGRALDRFVRVLESPEEFLARVQEAYRGGKPIDGYIVRVRPGPNRAERVLQYRSIPIETERYRGGRIDYYADITELKRLEEQLVQQKERLEEVNRKLKEFNSAVSHDLRKPALTALGYVQMILRRCDGELPQAVREDLLKVEGRLLRMEKLITDLLHFSTIRIDPVSFEGVDLHRLLQETKEDLGSVLVGVNLQVAEDLPVVYGVPTLISELFANLIQNAVKFNDKALPVVEVGWKGYSGGTYLFYVRDNGPGIEAQYLEKIFGIFEKLDPNKEGTGAGLAICRRIVEEHGGRIWAESELGSGTTFYFTLPKVPARKGVESDAR; this is encoded by the coding sequence ATGGTCTCGGGCAAGAGGGAACGGCGCAGGTTCAAGGGCGCTCACCTCGGGGTGAGCGTTGCCGTGTACGCCGCCGTGGCCCTGGTCCTGTGGGGGCTAGAGCAGGGACATGAGCCGACGGTGTTCATCCTCGGGGTCACCGTGGCCCTCGGGGTGGCGGCCCTGCTCCTGGGGTGGCTGGGGGTGGCGGTGGGCTTGGGAGCCAGCCTGCTTTTGGCCTTGCCCGGGCTGCTCAGGCAGCCGCTGGTGTTGTGGGTGGTGACCGGCCTTCTCCTCCTCGGGGTGGCGTTGATTGCCAGCATGGCTGGGCACCTGTGGCAGCGGCGCACGGTCAAGCGCGAGGTCCACCACCGGCTGGAGGCCTGCTACGGCGAGGAGATCTTCGAGAACTCCCTGAACATCATCCACGTGGTGGATCGGGAAGGGAACGTGATCCGCCGCAACCGCAAGTCCCGCGAGCTTTTGGGGTGGCCGCACAAGCGGTCCCTCCACTTCACCGAATACGTCCATCCGCAGGACATCGGCCGGTTCAAGGCGGAGCTGGAGTCCCTGTTCGAGCGGGGAGAGCTCCGGGCGGTGGAGCTGCGGTTCGTGTCCGAAGGGAAGCGGATCGTCCCGGTGGAGCTGCAGGCGAAGCGGGTCACCGGGCGGGTGGCGGTGATGGAGGCCCAGGATCGGGGCGAGGTGGTGGCCCTGGAACGCCGGCTGGCCGAAGAGGAAGCGCGCTACCGCCACCTCATCGAAGACGGGATCGACACCTTGGACCTCGGGGTGATCTTGGTCGACCGGCAGGGGCACGTGCTGTGGTCCAACCGCGCGGTGGGGGAGTTCTTCGGGCTGGACCGGGACGGGCTGATCGGGCTCCCCGCCGGGCGGGCCCTGGACCGGTTCGTGCGCGTCCTGGAGTCGCCGGAGGAGTTCCTGGCCCGGGTCCAGGAGGCGTACCGGGGAGGTAAGCCGATCGACGGGTACATCGTGCGCGTGCGGCCGGGCCCGAACCGGGCGGAGCGGGTCCTGCAGTACCGGTCCATCCCCATCGAGACGGAGCGGTACCGGGGCGGGCGCATCGACTACTACGCGGACATCACCGAGCTCAAGCGACTGGAAGAGCAACTGGTCCAGCAAAAGGAGCGGCTCGAGGAGGTGAACCGCAAGCTCAAGGAGTTCAACTCCGCCGTGTCCCACGACCTCAGGAAGCCGGCCCTGACCGCGCTCGGGTACGTGCAGATGATCCTTCGCCGCTGCGATGGCGAGCTCCCCCAGGCGGTGCGCGAGGACCTCCTCAAGGTGGAGGGCCGCCTCCTGCGGATGGAGAAGCTGATCACCGATCTCCTGCACTTCTCCACCATCCGCATCGACCCGGTTTCGTTCGAGGGGGTGGATCTGCACCGGTTGCTCCAGGAGACCAAGGAGGACCTGGGATCGGTGCTGGTGGGGGTGAACCTGCAGGTGGCCGAGGACCTGCCGGTGGTGTACGGTGTCCCGACCCTGATCAGCGAGTTGTTTGCGAACCTGATCCAGAACGCGGTCAAGTTCAACGACAAGGCCTTGCCGGTGGTGGAAGTGGGATGGAAGGGATATTCCGGGGGCACGTACCTCTTCTATGTGCGGGACAACGGTCCTGGTATCGAAGCCCAGTACCTGGAAAAGATATTCGGGATCTTTGAGAAGCTTGATCCCAATAAAGAGGGCACCGGGGCCGGCCTGGCGATCTGCCGCCGGATCGTGGAGGAACACGGTGGGCGAATCTGGGCGGAGTCCGAGCTGGGCAGCGGGACCACGTTCTACTTCACTTTGCCGAAGGTGCCCGCGAGAAAAGGGGTGGAAAGCGATGCCCGTTGA